The Parabacteroides sp. AD58 genome includes a window with the following:
- a CDS encoding restriction endonuclease subunit S, giving the protein MRVINRYYTHKQVLFNKRINDNLEQQAQALFKSWFVEKPNPQWTKGSLSDIASFVGGYSYKGDELVDSSNTGMATIKNYNRSGGFKTDGFKAINPSDKVKNAQYAELFEILVAHTDLTQNAEVIGNAELVLSLGEYNKIIFSMDLVKVLPSSSFPYRFLIAAMLKNKLFKGHCQGYVNGTTVLHLNKKALPEYKVMIPTDTEAKKMNEILGGYYKRMSENLKENDMLEQLRDTILPKLMSGELKINDLNC; this is encoded by the coding sequence ATGAGAGTTATAAATAGATATTATACCCATAAGCAAGTGCTCTTTAATAAGCGCATAAATGATAATTTAGAACAGCAGGCACAGGCGTTGTTCAAGTCTTGGTTCGTGGAAAAACCTAATCCTCAATGGACAAAGGGAAGTTTATCTGATATAGCTTCATTTGTAGGAGGATATTCATACAAGGGTGATGAACTGGTCGATAGTTCCAATACAGGTATGGCTACGATAAAGAATTACAATCGTTCTGGAGGATTTAAGACTGATGGTTTTAAGGCTATAAATCCGTCAGATAAAGTAAAAAACGCACAATATGCAGAATTGTTTGAAATTCTAGTAGCGCATACTGATTTGACGCAAAATGCTGAAGTTATAGGAAATGCTGAACTTGTGCTTTCTCTAGGAGAGTATAATAAAATAATCTTCTCAATGGATTTGGTAAAAGTGTTGCCAAGTTCGAGTTTTCCTTATCGCTTTTTAATAGCAGCTATGCTTAAAAATAAACTGTTTAAAGGGCACTGTCAGGGCTACGTAAATGGTACAACCGTTCTGCATCTTAACAAAAAAGCTCTTCCTGAGTATAAAGTAATGATACCTACAGATACAGAGGCTAAAAAGATGAACGAGATTTTGGGCGGTTATTATAAACGAATGAGTGAAAATTTAAAGGAAAACGATATGTTAGAACAATTGCGTGATACAATACTCCCAAAGCTAATGTCCGGTGAATTAAAAATTAACGATTTAAACTGCTAA
- a CDS encoding restriction endonuclease subunit S produces the protein MEEWKIYRLGDLVDFQNGYAFKSSKFLYDGKYKIIRIKELKNGLVKFFEDTVSISDEPNEILSKILVNKGDVIFALTGDPVSKQNANSWVGRVSLYTHDIPAYLNQRTCKIIQCNNVVPQYVYYYFRQYENLYSLASKATGSASQANISTKILEDTEILLPSLSVQKKMVAILASLDNKIALNRRINDNLKSTAA, from the coding sequence ATGGAAGAGTGGAAAATATATAGATTAGGCGATTTAGTGGATTTCCAAAATGGTTATGCATTTAAATCCTCTAAATTCCTCTACGATGGTAAATACAAAATCATTAGGATAAAAGAATTAAAGAATGGCTTAGTTAAGTTTTTCGAAGACACTGTATCCATTTCCGACGAACCAAACGAGATTTTGTCTAAAATATTGGTCAACAAGGGGGATGTTATATTCGCATTAACAGGAGATCCAGTAAGTAAACAAAATGCAAATAGCTGGGTTGGTCGTGTATCTCTATATACACATGATATACCAGCTTATCTAAATCAACGAACATGTAAGATAATTCAATGTAATAATGTTGTCCCACAATATGTTTACTATTATTTCAGACAATACGAAAATCTTTATTCATTAGCATCTAAAGCAACAGGAAGCGCAAGTCAGGCTAATATTTCTACAAAAATTCTCGAAGATACGGAAATACTATTACCGTCACTGAGCGTTCAAAAGAAGATGGTAGCCATCCTAGCTTCTCTTGATAATAAAATCGCCCTCAACCGCCGTATAAATGATAATTTAAAATCTACGGCAGCGTAG
- a CDS encoding helix-turn-helix transcriptional regulator, with amino-acid sequence MKINRIKSVLVEKDKSQTWLAEKLGKSFCTVNGYCTNRNQPSLETLKQIADILSVSIKDLIVDNQE; translated from the coding sequence ATGAAGATCAATCGTATTAAATCTGTACTGGTAGAAAAGGATAAATCTCAGACTTGGCTTGCTGAAAAGTTGGGCAAAAGCTTTTGTACCGTAAATGGTTATTGCACGAACCGCAATCAACCCTCACTTGAGACCTTAAAGCAAATAGCCGACATCCTTTCGGTTAGTATCAAAGATTTAATTGTTGATAATCAAGAATAA
- the xerA gene encoding site-specific tyrosine recombinase/integron integrase, which produces MKERFIQEITNSMAEFLDIEQLATLNGVLLQAVSKYTITGDEETQQDSSASNLRLLEMFLAAKQVEGCSIKTAKYYEVTIKQLFKKMPKKVVNFTTDDIRAYLAVYQRKHKSSKVTIDNIRRIFSSFFAWLEEEDYIIKSPVRRIHKVKTGTQVKEVLTDENLETLRDNCKNIRDLAIIDLLSSTGMRVGELVKLNREDVNFNERECIVFGKGNKERMVYFNARTKIHLQQYLSSRRDRNKALFVSLAKPHARLGISGIESRLRKIGRNCKISRVHPHKFRRTLATMAIDKGMPVEQVQQLLGHVKIDTTMHYAMVNQNNVKLSHRKYIG; this is translated from the coding sequence ATGAAAGAAAGATTCATTCAAGAAATTACTAACTCAATGGCGGAATTCTTAGATATAGAACAGTTGGCAACTCTTAATGGTGTATTGCTCCAAGCTGTGAGCAAATACACCATCACGGGCGATGAAGAGACTCAACAAGACTCTTCGGCATCCAACTTGCGCCTGTTGGAGATGTTTCTGGCTGCTAAACAAGTTGAAGGTTGCTCTATTAAAACAGCCAAATATTATGAAGTAACTATCAAACAGCTTTTCAAGAAGATGCCAAAGAAAGTGGTAAATTTCACAACAGATGATATACGCGCCTATTTGGCCGTTTACCAGCGAAAACATAAATCAAGCAAAGTAACTATTGACAATATTCGTCGGATATTCTCTTCCTTTTTTGCGTGGCTTGAAGAGGAAGACTATATCATAAAGAGTCCGGTAAGACGAATCCATAAAGTTAAAACGGGCACACAAGTTAAAGAAGTTCTCACTGACGAAAATCTTGAAACCTTGCGTGATAACTGTAAAAATATTCGAGATCTTGCAATCATAGATTTGCTCTCCTCTACTGGTATGCGTGTGGGCGAATTAGTTAAACTCAATCGGGAGGATGTCAACTTCAATGAACGCGAGTGTATTGTTTTTGGAAAAGGCAATAAAGAGCGTATGGTCTATTTCAATGCTCGTACAAAAATCCATTTACAACAATACTTGTCTTCAAGGCGAGATCGCAACAAGGCACTTTTTGTTTCACTTGCTAAGCCACATGCAAGACTTGGAATATCAGGCATTGAAAGTAGATTACGTAAAATAGGAAGAAATTGTAAAATTTCTCGTGTACATCCTCATAAGTTCCGAAGGACATTGGCAACCATGGCCATCGACAAGGGTATGCCTGTTGAACAAGTTCAGCAATTGCTTGGTCACGTTAAGATTGACACCACCATGCACTATGCAATGGTCAACCAGAATAACGTAAAATTGTCTCACCGTAAATACATTGGCTGA
- a CDS encoding Fic family protein has product MNDFEEYIRQGEPQKKEKGYAWQTAIGLQAVDDLKPSEYLIQTARQHIEGDITIEEAKQLIDSYYQSKTVRANIEDRTEEADKVSARIAEILSEKTFTFSPVEYITIHRRLFQGIYKFAGKVRDYNITKKEWVLKGETVLYASADSIRETLDFDFMQEKNFSYKDLNINDAIIHIAKFISGIWQIHAFGEGNTRTTAVFAIKYLRTFGFDISNEAFANHSWYFRNALVRANYNNLSKGIYATTEYIEAFFRNLILSEHNELKNRVMLVQESSVQGVQSANTTKEISPKCNICTLNCTLEEMAVLNFLREQPKATQKEIAAHIGKSERTVKTITVNLTEKGIIERKNGKRNGFWEVKTNNLNS; this is encoded by the coding sequence ATGAATGACTTTGAAGAATATATAAGACAAGGTGAGCCTCAGAAAAAAGAAAAAGGCTATGCTTGGCAGACCGCTATCGGATTGCAGGCAGTAGATGATCTGAAACCGTCTGAGTACTTGATTCAAACAGCGCGTCAGCACATTGAGGGTGATATAACTATCGAAGAAGCCAAACAGCTTATTGATAGCTACTATCAATCCAAAACAGTCAGAGCAAACATCGAAGACAGAACGGAAGAAGCAGATAAAGTTTCAGCCCGTATTGCTGAAATTTTATCTGAAAAGACCTTCACATTTTCGCCCGTTGAGTATATCACCATTCATCGTCGCCTTTTCCAAGGTATCTATAAATTTGCAGGAAAGGTCAGAGATTACAATATCACCAAAAAAGAATGGGTATTGAAAGGAGAAACCGTCCTTTATGCCAGTGCTGACAGCATACGTGAAACGTTAGATTTCGATTTCATGCAGGAGAAAAATTTTAGCTATAAGGATTTGAATATCAACGATGCTATCATTCACATCGCAAAGTTTATTTCCGGCATATGGCAGATTCATGCTTTCGGTGAGGGAAATACTCGTACTACGGCAGTGTTTGCTATCAAATACCTGCGTACGTTTGGATTCGACATCAGTAACGAGGCGTTTGCCAATCATTCATGGTATTTCCGCAACGCTTTGGTCCGCGCCAACTATAACAATTTGAGCAAAGGCATTTACGCTACCACTGAATATATTGAAGCGTTCTTTAGGAACCTTATTCTTTCCGAACATAACGAACTAAAGAACCGAGTAATGCTTGTGCAAGAATCTTCTGTGCAAGGCGTTCAAAGTGCAAATACAACAAAGGAAATCTCCCCAAAGTGCAATATTTGCACTTTGAATTGCACTTTAGAAGAAATGGCCGTGCTGAACTTCTTGAGAGAACAGCCTAAAGCCACGCAAAAAGAAATCGCTGCGCATATAGGCAAATCTGAGCGAACAGTTAAGACCATTACCGTAAATTTGACCGAAAAAGGCATAATAGAACGCAAAAATGGCAAAAGAAACGGTTTTTGGGAAGTGAAAACGAATAATTTAAACAGCTAA
- a CDS encoding type I restriction-modification system subunit M → MAKKAKSVKEQTLEQKLWGAAEKLRGNLDAAEYKSVVLGLVFLKYINDSFKAKYEELTSDPYGDPEDADEYIGDNIFFVPKESRWKLIADSALTAEIGIVIDKAMEAIEKDNAHLKGILPKNYARPELDKRRLGEVVDIFDNTVFDVSQARDVLGRVYEYFLGEFAREEGKKGGEFYTPECVVRTLVEVLQPYEGKIFDPACGSGGMFVQSAKFIERHSGNMNNISVFGQEMNSNTWRLAKMNLAIRGIEANFGETWADSFHNDQHPFRKFDFVMANPPFNISDWGGDKLKDDPRWVYGIPPEGNANYAWIQHMIYHLNDNGRIGLVLANGSLSSQSGGEGDIRRKLIEADLVEGIVAMPSQLFYNVQIPCCLWFFNKKKTQAGKTLFIDARNLGYMFDRTHRRLSSGTPNPEENEKCQEAERTTNDIARIAEAFEQYREGNLVPEAGFSAVATIEEMAAQDFVLTPGRYVGIAETEDDGEPFEEKMARLTSELSDLFEQSHKLEDEIRKQLGRIGYKI, encoded by the coding sequence ATGGCAAAGAAAGCGAAATCAGTAAAAGAACAAACCCTCGAACAGAAGTTGTGGGGTGCAGCAGAAAAACTTCGTGGCAATCTTGATGCTGCAGAATATAAGAGTGTGGTATTGGGACTTGTGTTCCTAAAATATATAAATGACAGCTTTAAGGCTAAATATGAAGAACTCACGTCTGATCCTTACGGAGACCCAGAGGATGCAGACGAATACATCGGTGACAATATCTTTTTCGTCCCAAAAGAAAGCCGATGGAAGCTGATTGCTGATTCTGCCTTAACTGCAGAAATCGGCATAGTCATAGATAAAGCTATGGAAGCTATTGAAAAGGACAATGCCCATCTTAAAGGTATATTACCCAAAAATTATGCTCGTCCGGAACTTGACAAAAGGAGATTAGGAGAAGTTGTTGACATTTTCGACAATACCGTTTTTGATGTAAGTCAAGCAAGAGATGTTTTGGGTAGAGTTTACGAATATTTCCTTGGAGAATTTGCGCGTGAAGAAGGGAAAAAAGGTGGAGAGTTCTATACTCCGGAGTGCGTAGTCCGTACATTAGTAGAAGTTCTGCAGCCGTATGAGGGTAAGATTTTTGACCCGGCTTGTGGTAGCGGTGGTATGTTTGTGCAGAGCGCTAAATTCATAGAACGCCATAGTGGAAATATGAATAACATTTCTGTCTTCGGTCAAGAAATGAACAGCAACACATGGAGATTAGCCAAAATGAACTTAGCCATTCGTGGAATTGAGGCTAACTTTGGTGAGACCTGGGCAGATTCATTTCATAATGACCAGCACCCATTTCGTAAGTTTGACTTCGTAATGGCTAATCCTCCATTCAACATTTCTGATTGGGGCGGAGACAAATTAAAAGATGATCCACGTTGGGTATATGGTATTCCCCCTGAAGGAAATGCCAATTATGCCTGGATTCAGCATATGATTTACCACCTGAATGACAACGGACGTATCGGTCTTGTACTTGCCAATGGCTCACTTAGCAGTCAAAGCGGAGGAGAAGGAGATATACGCCGTAAACTTATTGAAGCAGATTTGGTAGAAGGTATTGTTGCGATGCCTAGCCAGTTATTTTATAACGTGCAAATCCCATGTTGTCTCTGGTTCTTTAATAAAAAGAAAACTCAAGCAGGTAAGACACTCTTCATTGACGCACGTAACTTGGGGTACATGTTTGATCGCACCCATCGGAGATTGTCATCCGGCACGCCCAATCCAGAAGAAAACGAAAAATGTCAAGAAGCAGAAAGAACTACAAATGACATAGCACGCATAGCCGAAGCGTTTGAGCAGTATCGAGAAGGTAATCTAGTTCCAGAAGCGGGATTCTCAGCTGTTGCAACTATTGAAGAAATGGCTGCACAAGACTTCGTTTTGACTCCTGGACGATATGTAGGCATAGCCGAAACAGAGGACGACGGAGAACCCTTCGAAGAGAAGATGGCTCGCCTGACTTCGGAATTGTCTGACCTATTTGAGCAATCCCATAAGCTTGAAGACGAAATACGCAAGCAACTTGGGCGTATAGGTTACAAAATTTGA